A window of the Bacteroides thetaiotaomicron VPI-5482 genome harbors these coding sequences:
- a CDS encoding DUF4248 domain-containing protein — protein MYTNVHSANNYQANLSNRSYGFKELAVLYFPNIAPASASIRLKQWIKDDVELLGSLEETNYHLSNRILTPKQRDLITTTFGSPF, from the coding sequence ATGTATACAAACGTACACTCAGCAAACAACTATCAAGCCAACCTGAGTAACCGAAGTTATGGCTTTAAAGAGCTGGCCGTACTTTACTTCCCCAATATAGCCCCTGCCTCTGCGAGTATCCGCCTTAAACAGTGGATAAAGGATGACGTAGAACTATTGGGATCACTGGAAGAAACCAACTACCACCTCAGCAACCGTATTCTCACCCCTAAACAGAGAGACCTTATTACGACCACTTTCGGTTCACCCTTCTGA
- a CDS encoding DUF349 domain-containing protein produces the protein MMDAHDTNLPLNQGELEEEKKTVEVSEAITETPTEEGTEKVTEEVTAEVQTEAAPKPATKEDVLNRLKELAQDSENANKQEIDNLKQSFYKLHNAELEAAKKQFIDNGGAAEDFTPKDDPTEEEFKRLMGSIKEKRSQLVAEQERQKEENLQVKLSIIEELKELVESGDDANKSYTEFKKLQQQWNETKLVPQGKVNELWKNYQLYVEKFYDLLKLNNEFREYDFKKNLEIKTHLCEAAEKLADEEDVVSAFHQLQKLHQEFRDTGPVAKELRDEIWNRFKAASTAVNRRHQQHFEALKESEQHNLDQKTVICEIVEAIEYDELKTFSAWENKTQEVIALQNKWKTIGFAPQKMNVKIFERFRHACDDFFKKKGEFFKALKEGMNENLEKKKALCEKAEALKDSTDWKATADALTKLQKEWKTIGPVAKKYSDAVWKRFITACDYFFDQKNKATSSQRSVEIENMEKKKALIEKLASIDENMDTDEASTLVRELMKEWNTIGHVPFKEKDKLYKQYHGLIDQLFDRFNISASNKKLSNFRSNISNIQGGGSQSLYREREKLVRIYENMKNELQTYENNLGFLTSSSKKGSSLLTELNRKVDKLKADLELVLQKIKVIDESLKAEE, from the coding sequence ATGATGGACGCTCATGACACTAATCTTCCCTTGAACCAAGGGGAGTTAGAAGAAGAAAAGAAAACAGTTGAGGTTTCTGAAGCCATTACAGAGACTCCGACTGAAGAAGGTACCGAAAAAGTTACTGAAGAAGTTACTGCCGAAGTTCAGACTGAAGCAGCACCTAAACCTGCCACAAAGGAAGACGTACTGAACCGATTGAAAGAGCTTGCGCAAGACTCGGAAAACGCAAACAAGCAGGAAATTGACAATCTAAAACAATCATTCTACAAGTTACACAACGCCGAGTTAGAAGCTGCTAAAAAGCAATTTATCGACAATGGAGGCGCTGCCGAAGACTTCACTCCGAAGGATGATCCGACAGAAGAGGAATTCAAACGCCTCATGGGATCGATCAAAGAGAAAAGAAGTCAACTTGTAGCCGAACAGGAACGTCAGAAAGAAGAAAATCTGCAAGTCAAGCTTTCCATTATCGAAGAACTTAAAGAACTGGTAGAATCGGGTGATGATGCCAATAAATCTTATACAGAGTTCAAAAAGCTGCAACAACAATGGAACGAAACCAAACTGGTTCCGCAGGGCAAGGTGAATGAACTTTGGAAGAATTACCAACTGTACGTAGAGAAATTCTATGATCTGCTGAAACTGAACAACGAATTTCGTGAATACGACTTCAAAAAGAATCTGGAGATCAAGACTCATCTTTGCGAAGCAGCCGAAAAGCTTGCTGACGAAGAAGATGTAGTTTCCGCTTTCCACCAACTTCAGAAGCTGCATCAGGAATTTCGTGATACGGGTCCGGTAGCTAAAGAACTGCGTGACGAAATCTGGAACCGTTTCAAGGCTGCTTCTACGGCTGTAAACCGCCGTCACCAGCAACATTTCGAAGCGCTGAAAGAATCGGAACAGCACAATCTGGATCAAAAAACTGTCATTTGCGAAATTGTAGAAGCAATTGAATATGATGAACTGAAAACATTCTCGGCTTGGGAGAACAAGACGCAGGAAGTGATTGCTCTGCAAAACAAATGGAAGACAATCGGATTCGCTCCCCAAAAGATGAATGTGAAGATCTTCGAACGCTTCCGTCATGCCTGCGATGACTTCTTCAAAAAGAAAGGAGAATTCTTCAAGGCTCTGAAAGAAGGAATGAACGAGAATCTGGAAAAGAAGAAAGCACTTTGCGAAAAGGCAGAAGCACTGAAGGACAGCACCGACTGGAAAGCAACTGCTGATGCGCTGACCAAATTGCAGAAAGAGTGGAAAACAATCGGTCCGGTAGCCAAGAAATACTCGGATGCCGTATGGAAACGTTTCATCACTGCTTGTGACTATTTCTTCGACCAGAAAAACAAGGCTACTTCTTCACAACGTTCTGTAGAAATAGAGAACATGGAGAAGAAGAAAGCGTTGATTGAAAAATTAGCTTCAATCGATGAAAACATGGATACTGACGAAGCCAGCACTTTGGTACGCGAACTGATGAAGGAGTGGAATACCATCGGTCATGTTCCGTTCAAGGAGAAAGACAAATTGTATAAGCAATATCATGGCTTGATCGATCAACTGTTCGACCGTTTCAACATCAGTGCATCCAACAAGAAATTAAGCAATTTCCGTTCAAACATCAGCAATATCCAAGGAGGAGGCTCTCAGTCTTTATATAGAGAACGGGAAAAACTGGTACGTATTTATGAGAATATGAAGAATGAACTTCAGACTTATGAAAATAACCTGGGATTCCTTACTTCTTCTTCCAAGAAAGGTAGCAGCCTGCTGACTGAACTGAATCGAAAAGTGGATAAACTGAAAGCTGACCTTGAACTGGTATTACAGAAAATCAAGGTTATCGATGAATCATTGAAAGCGGAAGAATAA
- a CDS encoding HU family DNA-binding protein, protein MAIQVKASLRKNPQDKKAAGKYYAQVVLAPEMTQRQIIDQIADRCTVTGSDVKAVLDALMTVIKRNLANGSPIRLGDLGSFRPSVSGIGSENVDKFTASNVKKARVIYVPSAEIKEAVAMYAFSKVGATAEGGNTEKPGGGDIDNPGGGDEEAPDPTV, encoded by the coding sequence ATGGCAATTCAAGTAAAAGCATCCTTGCGTAAGAATCCGCAGGACAAAAAAGCAGCCGGAAAATACTACGCTCAGGTAGTTCTTGCTCCGGAAATGACACAGAGACAAATCATCGACCAGATCGCTGACCGTTGTACCGTAACTGGCTCAGACGTGAAAGCGGTGCTGGACGCATTGATGACAGTTATCAAACGTAACCTTGCCAACGGTTCTCCTATTCGCTTAGGCGACCTTGGCTCATTCCGTCCTTCCGTATCGGGTATCGGTAGCGAAAATGTGGATAAGTTTACGGCAAGTAACGTGAAGAAAGCCCGCGTGATCTACGTACCTTCTGCAGAAATCAAGGAAGCGGTAGCAATGTATGCTTTCTCTAAGGTTGGCGCGACTGCCGAAGGCGGGAATACCGAAAAGCCCGGTGGAGGGGATATCGACAACCCCGGGGGCGGAGACGAAGAAGCACCAGACCCGACAGTTTAA
- a CDS encoding BT_3987 domain-containing protein — protein MKKCFELTPCLLAFLCITSCVEDVDNERSKGMFSASQSGFSTIEVYDLGPLNKIDLSIAKAGLEDTGGTVTFSVEQSLLDSLNNADGTSYQLLPPECYTIENATYSVSPGGDRRVTGGSLVYDPHKIYNLCGFDELKYVLPLRVSSTGTPMNSDRTATLYGFIVKEAIVRLASTGGDFVVEGGTTTSPMNLDTEISFENEWDLTTSFATKGADYVDNYNSANSTYYIPLPSDFYTLPDVTIAKGKTTGGSAISLLGETLPPGNYLLPVSLGGLSGQGDASINIDKETVANYFVIKQGGPINRDHWTVTANTEEKTGEVSAAYPHNGQTISLIDGEINTFWHSKWQGGEVAPPYEIILDMGKENSVSQLGLIARQNALTSMNLEIYAGDDGETWNLIGKYFFDGSIKTEQMVPVKACDARWIRIYIPTLGSGSSVGHLAEIYVYGTDK, from the coding sequence ATGAAAAAATGCTTTGAACTAACACCATGCTTGCTGGCATTCTTATGCATTACCAGCTGCGTAGAAGATGTTGATAACGAACGTTCTAAGGGAATGTTCTCAGCATCACAAAGTGGATTCTCCACCATTGAAGTTTACGATTTAGGCCCTCTCAACAAGATTGATCTATCCATTGCCAAGGCAGGATTAGAGGATACCGGAGGAACGGTGACTTTTTCAGTAGAACAATCCCTGTTGGATTCTCTGAATAATGCGGACGGCACTTCCTATCAATTACTACCTCCCGAATGCTATACGATTGAAAATGCAACCTATTCCGTCTCTCCCGGCGGAGACAGGCGCGTAACAGGAGGCAGTCTGGTGTATGATCCTCACAAAATCTACAACCTGTGCGGCTTTGATGAACTTAAATACGTTCTTCCATTACGGGTATCCTCTACAGGGACTCCTATGAACTCCGACCGAACGGCAACACTTTACGGATTTATCGTTAAAGAAGCCATCGTCAGACTTGCATCTACCGGAGGAGACTTCGTAGTAGAAGGAGGAACGACTACTTCACCTATGAATCTCGACACAGAGATAAGCTTTGAGAACGAATGGGATCTGACGACCTCGTTTGCAACCAAAGGAGCGGACTATGTGGACAACTACAATTCGGCAAATTCGACCTATTACATACCTTTACCTTCCGACTTCTACACTCTTCCCGATGTCACTATCGCCAAGGGAAAGACAACGGGAGGCTCTGCTATTAGCCTGCTGGGTGAAACACTTCCCCCCGGAAATTATCTTCTTCCGGTTTCACTCGGCGGACTTAGCGGACAAGGAGACGCCAGCATCAACATAGACAAGGAAACGGTAGCCAACTATTTCGTAATCAAACAAGGCGGCCCTATTAACCGTGACCACTGGACAGTGACTGCCAACACGGAAGAAAAGACAGGCGAAGTTTCAGCCGCTTACCCCCACAACGGTCAGACAATATCTTTGATTGACGGAGAGATAAACACTTTCTGGCATAGTAAATGGCAGGGAGGAGAAGTAGCTCCACCATACGAAATAATACTCGACATGGGCAAAGAGAACAGTGTCAGCCAATTAGGACTCATCGCCAGACAAAATGCACTTACTTCTATGAACCTTGAGATTTATGCAGGAGATGACGGTGAAACATGGAACCTGATTGGAAAATACTTCTTTGACGGTAGCATAAAAACAGAGCAAATGGTCCCCGTAAAAGCATGTGATGCACGCTGGATACGTATTTACATCCCCACTCTGGGCAGTGGTTCATCTGTAGGACACCTGGCAGAAATATATGTATACGGCACGGACAAGTAA
- a CDS encoding helix-turn-helix domain-containing protein has protein sequence MRKIVERLEKHASPTPSKWREVFEYMDANETWLRYSQHIAMLMLDRMEELEMNQKQLAEKMNCSRQYISKVLKGRENLSLETLAKIENALGISIIKEEPLAV, from the coding sequence ATGAGAAAGATTGTGGAGAGGCTTGAAAAGCATGCATCTCCAACACCGTCGAAATGGCGTGAAGTGTTTGAGTACATGGATGCTAATGAAACTTGGTTGCGGTATTCCCAACATATAGCGATGCTGATGCTCGATAGAATGGAGGAACTGGAAATGAATCAGAAGCAACTGGCTGAGAAGATGAATTGTAGCCGGCAGTATATTTCGAAGGTATTGAAAGGACGGGAAAACCTTTCGCTTGAAACGTTGGCCAAGATTGAAAATGCACTCGGAATCTCGATCATTAAAGAAGAACCTCTTGCTGTTTAA
- a CDS encoding RagB/SusD family nutrient uptake outer membrane protein, giving the protein MKTLKKLSIIVAVGLSTIFFSGCSDYLDVSDDLAAELSMEEVFNNTGYARRFHRYIYSGIPDVSNIIITSSYAALTGLDNPWPAVSDELKSAQNNVKTIPTVGYHAGSADLSRWSLYKQIRQANEFLAYSHTIPQQGDVTDYIDEDELARLKNEARFLRAYYHYLLFELYGPIPIMTEISEPSASDLDYYRNSVDEVVQFIDSELNECYNELPEKEVNDDGTPNENRSAAPTKGAALAILAKLHVYAASPLLNGGYSEAIALRDNQDKQLFPAKDDKKWQTALNALQRFIDYAKTHYHLYKEKDKDGELNAEESLYQLFQVSLNNPEAIWQTSKNSWGDVGGEGRERRCTPRAIYSGFGCVGVLQEAIDDFYMNDGKSIHESGLYSEEGIGEDGIPNMYKNREPRFYQAITYSGKTWQKTTKQIYFYKGSGDDNSKADMSYSGYLLYKGMNRDLLNQGSNAKSKYRAGMLFRLADFYLLYAEALNHVNPSDERIIAHIDSVRYRAGIPLLKDIKPEIKGNQALQEEAIRKERRIELFAEGQRYFDVRRWMCADEEGYKQGGPVHGMNMNADNLEDFMERTAFETRIFERRMYLYPIPLNEIQKSSKLVQNPGW; this is encoded by the coding sequence ATGAAGACATTGAAAAAACTATCAATCATAGTGGCCGTAGGACTAAGCACGATATTCTTTTCGGGTTGCAGCGATTATCTGGATGTATCGGACGACCTGGCGGCAGAATTAAGCATGGAAGAAGTATTCAATAATACCGGTTATGCCCGTCGCTTCCACCGATATATATATTCCGGAATTCCGGATGTATCAAACATTATTATAACCAGTTCTTATGCAGCCTTGACGGGATTGGATAATCCCTGGCCGGCAGTTTCCGACGAGTTAAAAAGTGCACAAAATAATGTCAAGACAATTCCGACAGTAGGTTACCATGCCGGATCGGCGGATTTATCGCGCTGGAGTCTTTACAAACAAATCCGTCAGGCAAACGAATTTCTGGCATACTCGCATACGATCCCACAGCAAGGTGACGTTACGGATTACATTGACGAAGACGAATTGGCAAGATTGAAAAACGAAGCTCGTTTCCTACGTGCTTACTATCACTACTTGTTATTTGAATTGTATGGTCCTATCCCCATTATGACAGAAATATCGGAACCGTCCGCAAGTGATCTGGACTATTACCGGAACTCTGTCGACGAAGTAGTGCAATTCATCGATTCCGAACTCAATGAATGCTACAATGAACTGCCTGAAAAGGAAGTGAACGATGACGGGACTCCAAACGAGAACCGAAGCGCAGCACCTACCAAAGGGGCAGCATTGGCTATTCTGGCAAAACTCCACGTGTATGCCGCAAGCCCCTTACTTAACGGAGGATATTCGGAAGCAATCGCATTGAGGGATAATCAGGACAAACAACTGTTTCCTGCGAAAGATGACAAAAAATGGCAAACTGCCTTAAACGCGTTGCAGCGCTTCATTGATTATGCAAAAACTCACTATCACCTTTATAAAGAAAAAGATAAAGATGGAGAGTTGAATGCAGAAGAATCTCTATACCAACTCTTTCAGGTAAGTTTGAACAACCCGGAAGCTATCTGGCAAACCAGCAAGAATTCATGGGGCGATGTAGGTGGAGAAGGAAGAGAACGCAGATGCACTCCACGTGCGATATATAGCGGATTCGGTTGTGTAGGTGTATTGCAGGAAGCCATTGACGATTTCTACATGAATGACGGCAAGAGTATTCACGAGTCAGGACTTTATTCAGAAGAAGGCATTGGCGAAGACGGCATTCCTAATATGTATAAGAATCGCGAACCACGTTTTTATCAGGCCATAACTTACTCCGGCAAGACATGGCAAAAAACAACGAAACAGATTTATTTCTATAAAGGCAGCGGAGACGATAACTCCAAAGCGGATATGAGCTACTCCGGCTATCTGCTTTACAAGGGAATGAACCGTGATCTTTTAAACCAAGGAAGTAATGCCAAATCAAAATACAGAGCAGGAATGTTGTTCCGTCTCGCCGACTTCTATTTATTATATGCCGAAGCGTTGAACCATGTAAATCCTTCGGATGAACGTATCATTGCACATATCGACAGTGTCCGCTACCGAGCAGGTATCCCTTTACTAAAGGACATCAAGCCTGAAATAAAAGGCAACCAAGCCTTACAGGAAGAAGCCATCCGCAAAGAACGCCGGATCGAACTATTCGCCGAAGGACAACGCTATTTCGACGTCCGTCGCTGGATGTGTGCCGATGAAGAAGGATATAAGCAAGGCGGACCGGTACATGGTATGAATATGAATGCCGATAACCTGGAGGACTTTATGGAGCGTACCGCATTTGAAACCCGTATTTTTGAAAGACGCATGTACCTCTATCCTATCCCGTTAAACGAGATTCAGAAGTCGAGCAAACTTGTTCAGAATCCGGGTTGGTAG
- a CDS encoding SusC/RagA family TonB-linked outer membrane protein, with product MNKILKVMCFILFALFAGINTIYAQGQSPTGLVVDENGQPMIGVQIKIEGTTVGAITDVDGNFTIKAQKGNILLFSYVGYEQQKITYKGEKVLAIKMLPSTEMLEDVVVIGYGKQKKNSVVSSINAIGPKELSVSSSRNMTNNLAGQVPGLIAVQRSGEPGYDNADFWIRGQSSFKGGTNPLVLVDGVPRQMQDIEADEIESFTLLKDAAATAVYGAEGANGVILITSKRGNSQKPKISFRAEGTILEPTRLPTFMNSVETLNLYNEALNNEGTASIRTDEEIAKYGPGADRDLYPDTDWLGTMLRNHTYNMRYTLNVRGGTERARYFVSGAFYQENGIFKDFGNDYDNNIGLKRYNLRSNIDFDATKTTTVKVDLSGQYLQTNYPGTGTSTIFTTMCRTPSYIMPAVYSDGTVAGHPRPSGNRSNPYNLLVNSGYAKEWRTSIQSKVEVDQKLDFLTKGLTWKGLISFDADMSYIAKRTKTPTQYLATGRDENGKLLYKTVVEGSDVLSENLSNSSNKKIYFETAFNYNRTFAEKHDVGAMFLYMQKETQYHNNALPYRKQGLVGRVTYGYDGRYFLEGNFGYTGSETFAKGYRFGFFPAMGLAWYISNEHYYPEALKKVVSKLKLRFSIGRTGNDDTGGNRFLYRGTMKQDNSGYNIGFSNSGALGGVGNGITEAQFESPFLSWEIEDKRNFGIDLGLFDNRIDLQVDYFNNKRKDILLQRNTVSNVTGFQQMPWQNFGIVKNQGVDASLNLNYKVGEVNLSARGNFTFARNEILEYDQVPQVYPWLEKKGTRLNSWKLYIADGLYTADDFNITGEGLNRQYELKPGVVSGLSSGVRPGDIKYKDLNGDGKIDSNDQMEDVGNPSVPEIVYGFGLNAEWKGAYVGIFFQGSGNTSTVLGASSNGAFFPFQWGVEESAVRSEVANRWTEQNPSQNVMFPRMHSTNYDNNTAASTWWLRNASFLRLKNIEVGYNFKEKTLKKIGIQALRVYLQGNNLCVWDDIKMWDPELGNTNGGFSYPLSRTFTFGLDFTF from the coding sequence ATGAATAAGATATTAAAAGTAATGTGTTTCATTCTGTTTGCCTTATTTGCAGGAATAAACACAATTTATGCACAAGGACAAAGTCCGACAGGACTCGTAGTCGATGAAAACGGGCAGCCGATGATCGGAGTGCAGATAAAAATCGAAGGAACCACAGTCGGTGCCATCACTGACGTAGATGGTAATTTCACCATCAAAGCCCAAAAAGGCAATATACTTCTTTTCTCTTATGTGGGTTACGAACAGCAAAAAATCACTTATAAAGGAGAAAAGGTATTAGCAATCAAAATGCTTCCGAGCACAGAGATGCTGGAGGACGTCGTTGTTATCGGCTACGGAAAACAAAAGAAGAACAGCGTAGTGAGTTCCATCAACGCCATCGGTCCCAAAGAGTTGTCCGTTTCTTCCAGTCGTAATATGACCAATAATCTGGCAGGGCAAGTACCGGGCTTGATCGCAGTGCAACGTTCCGGTGAACCGGGATATGACAATGCCGACTTTTGGATTCGGGGACAAAGTTCTTTCAAAGGCGGTACCAATCCGCTTGTATTAGTCGACGGTGTCCCCCGGCAAATGCAGGATATTGAAGCGGATGAAATTGAATCATTTACCTTACTGAAAGATGCTGCCGCCACAGCTGTTTACGGAGCCGAAGGCGCAAACGGAGTTATCTTGATTACTTCCAAACGAGGAAATTCACAGAAACCTAAAATCTCTTTCCGAGCCGAAGGAACTATTCTCGAACCAACACGTCTGCCGACTTTCATGAACTCAGTAGAAACGTTAAACCTATACAACGAAGCATTGAACAACGAAGGGACCGCCAGCATACGCACAGACGAAGAGATAGCCAAATACGGTCCCGGAGCCGACCGTGATTTATATCCGGACACTGACTGGTTGGGTACAATGCTAAGAAACCACACCTATAATATGCGGTATACCCTGAACGTAAGAGGAGGAACTGAACGTGCCCGTTACTTCGTATCCGGCGCCTTCTATCAGGAAAATGGTATATTCAAGGATTTCGGCAATGACTATGATAACAATATCGGATTGAAGCGCTACAATCTGCGCAGCAACATTGACTTTGACGCAACTAAAACCACAACAGTAAAAGTAGACCTCAGCGGACAATACCTGCAAACCAATTATCCGGGAACAGGAACCAGCACTATTTTTACTACCATGTGCCGTACTCCGTCTTATATCATGCCGGCAGTTTATTCCGACGGAACTGTGGCCGGACATCCCCGTCCGTCAGGCAATCGTTCCAACCCGTACAACCTGCTTGTTAACTCAGGATACGCCAAAGAATGGAGAACTTCCATCCAGTCGAAAGTGGAAGTAGACCAGAAGCTGGACTTCCTGACCAAGGGATTGACATGGAAAGGACTTATCAGCTTTGACGCAGACATGTCATATATCGCCAAACGTACCAAAACACCGACACAATATCTAGCCACAGGACGCGACGAAAATGGCAAACTGTTATATAAGACTGTAGTAGAAGGCAGCGATGTACTATCAGAAAACCTGAGTAACAGTTCAAACAAGAAGATTTACTTTGAAACAGCCTTCAATTACAACCGTACATTTGCAGAGAAACACGATGTAGGGGCCATGTTCCTATACATGCAAAAAGAAACACAGTATCACAATAACGCTTTACCTTATAGAAAGCAAGGTTTGGTAGGTCGTGTAACTTATGGATATGACGGACGCTATTTCTTAGAAGGTAACTTCGGCTACACCGGTTCGGAAACCTTTGCAAAAGGCTATCGCTTCGGTTTCTTCCCCGCCATGGGTTTGGCATGGTATATCAGCAATGAACATTATTATCCGGAAGCCTTGAAAAAGGTAGTAAGCAAATTGAAATTAAGATTCTCCATCGGTCGTACCGGTAACGACGATACCGGCGGCAACCGCTTCTTATATCGTGGAACCATGAAACAGGATAATAGCGGCTATAATATCGGATTCAGCAACAGCGGCGCATTAGGCGGAGTAGGCAATGGAATTACCGAAGCCCAGTTCGAATCACCGTTTCTTTCCTGGGAAATCGAAGACAAACGCAACTTCGGTATCGACTTGGGGTTATTCGACAACCGCATTGACCTGCAAGTGGACTACTTCAACAACAAACGTAAGGACATCCTATTGCAACGTAATACCGTTTCCAATGTGACAGGCTTCCAGCAAATGCCATGGCAAAACTTCGGTATCGTGAAAAACCAAGGTGTGGATGCAAGTCTGAATCTCAATTATAAAGTAGGTGAAGTTAACCTGAGCGCACGCGGTAACTTTACATTTGCACGCAACGAAATCCTCGAATATGATCAGGTGCCACAAGTTTATCCGTGGCTCGAAAAGAAAGGAACTCGCCTCAACTCATGGAAACTATACATTGCTGACGGACTTTATACCGCCGACGACTTCAACATAACAGGTGAAGGTCTGAACCGCCAGTATGAACTGAAACCGGGAGTTGTATCCGGTCTGTCAAGCGGAGTACGTCCGGGAGATATCAAATACAAAGACCTGAACGGAGACGGTAAGATCGACAGCAATGACCAGATGGAAGATGTAGGAAATCCTTCCGTTCCGGAAATAGTTTATGGCTTCGGCCTCAATGCCGAATGGAAAGGAGCCTATGTCGGTATCTTCTTCCAAGGTTCAGGAAATACATCGACCGTATTAGGAGCCAGCTCGAACGGAGCATTTTTCCCGTTCCAATGGGGAGTCGAAGAGTCTGCCGTACGATCAGAAGTAGCCAACAGATGGACGGAACAGAACCCAAGCCAAAATGTAATGTTCCCCCGCATGCACTCTACCAATTATGACAACAATACAGCTGCCAGCACTTGGTGGCTGCGCAATGCCAGTTTCCTGCGACTGAAAAATATTGAAGTCGGTTACAACTTCAAGGAGAAAACACTGAAAAAAATCGGTATACAAGCTTTGCGTGTTTATCTGCAAGGAAACAATCTTTGTGTATGGGATGATATCAAAATGTGGGACCCGGAACTTGGAAACACCAACGGCGGCTTCTCATATCCACTGAGCCGGACTTTCACATTCGGTCTTGACTTTACTTTCTAA
- a CDS encoding N-acetylmuramoyl-L-alanine amidase — translation MIKQRNISLIVVHCTASRCTSDLTPPSLDAMHKRQGFTECGYHYYITKDGRIHHMRDITKIGAHVKGHNSESIGIAYEGGLNASGKATDTRTTAQKQSLETLLRFLLLTYPGAKVCGHRDLSPDLNHNGIIEPCEYIKECPCFNVRTEYGYLMENGKWRMDNVPCGI, via the coding sequence ATGATCAAACAAAGAAACATTTCCCTGATCGTGGTGCATTGCACCGCCTCCCGCTGCACCAGTGATCTCACCCCGCCCTCCCTCGACGCCATGCACAAGCGTCAAGGCTTCACCGAATGCGGCTATCATTATTACATCACAAAAGACGGCCGGATACACCACATGCGCGACATTACCAAGATCGGCGCACACGTCAAAGGCCACAACAGCGAATCAATAGGAATCGCTTACGAAGGAGGTCTTAACGCATCAGGCAAAGCAACCGACACACGTACCACCGCACAAAAACAAAGCCTTGAAACGCTCCTGCGCTTTCTGTTACTCACCTATCCGGGAGCAAAGGTCTGCGGCCATCGTGATCTGAGTCCCGATCTCAACCATAACGGAATCATAGAACCATGCGAGTACATCAAAGAATGTCCCTGCTTCAATGTCCGGACCGAATACGGTTATTTAATGGAAAATGGAAAATGGAGAATGGATAATGTACCATGCGGTATATAA